The following coding sequences lie in one Rutidosis leptorrhynchoides isolate AG116_Rl617_1_P2 chromosome 4, CSIRO_AGI_Rlap_v1, whole genome shotgun sequence genomic window:
- the LOC139904385 gene encoding disease resistance protein At4g27190-like yields the protein MEVLIGCAGNFIALIGEKLIAETSRHLGYVLNYKKNLKSLKEQVEKLKAKSYGIMLEVEDARRNGEIVAPEVDQWFASVDIVCEESTKFLEIEVQENKTSWFPNIKRRYMLSKMAKKKTEKAAELKGETFPKISYPAPPSEVGEISNENFRNFESRTPTVNQLMKWLKDDTKRIISICGMGGSGKTTLVKEVARRVKGEKLFDEIVMAVVPKEHDLERVQEDLAKWLGLRFKSTTLEGRANELWKRLLQSKKGNLVILDDVWTHVELKSIGIPFGNKYNCKVILTSRSVDACKAMGCNEILRLDVLTQSEAWSLLGEMVGDSLQNDPDLCETASEIAKKCGGLPIAIVCLGRALKDKRKEVWNDTLQKLQKGIVPENIEGVKKDVYKSLQVSYDLLEDEETKKIFILCCLYPEYANVSLEALVRNGFGLDLFRGVDSLMQARDRVHALTDQLKSRFLLLSGDRKSTVKVHNVVRAVGISVASTSKLNMEQQFSAVVIHEDKWSRRGTYVDYNALSLVSNEISEVPSRGLNFEKVELFQLSCPKLVPLEKLNPVFEVMKKLRVVEMWNMSVFSLSSLLVSLPRDVFALCMDCNMETIGDIKSEEFVDLEILSLGNCDIQELPLQVGKFVSLRLLDLSRCHSLHRIAPGVISSLSRLEELDTGSKSWGNDENDASLTELESLKNLIYLGIRIKSSSFLPKNSIFQKLQRYVISVGVHFEKVPSFNNRMLLLQLESTDTHLGGGIETLLRRNTEKVFLTGDGLKTALKELVPNGFQQVRNLTVECCNSEGTEYLSDYSYSSNSSGVFNNLEKLHIEKMWHLKGILRHDVQGLPVRSFSRLRKIRLSVVPEMRHLFTQSVAMNLVQLESLYIEYCPNMHQVIQNPRSSAPEITVDDKIVFPKLTELIINDVGLSCFCQGINLQLEFPQLKVLKLEYLQKFYTFCPEEISFSNHRGVKLQSLVDHKVEFSSLAELTITNVANIKEVWCGHHPNLVHLQGLYIQFCHMMEQVILIQRPSITTAEEKIVFLMLKEVILFGLNKLTFFCRGVDYVEFPQLRVLRLRWLTHFRTFCSDETATRPGPVFDDKVSFPILETLEVSELESVEELWSNQLAPSQFGKLKSLRIEKCHKLVKIFPSDLDTLFPNLEKLQVEKCDSLEQVWGSKGVQIRNLKSLYIYECPKLRNLCSFYTFKGLSNLQILDVSSCKMMEAVILDDHSDGNLGAVLSVDKLEKLKLAYLPNLNYFSNTKWDIELIELKQVTVKSCPDMYTFSKSSVITQRLKYAVIDGVETWLGDLNSTIKHRFSNWEY from the exons ATGGAAGTGTTGATAGGTTGTGCCGGTAATTTCATAGCTTTAATCGGAGAAAAACTTATTGCCGAAACTAGCCGCCACCTGGGATACGTATTAAACTACAAGAAAAACCTTAAAAGTCTCAAAGAACAAGTAGAGAAACTAAAGGCCAAATCATATGGAATAATGCTAGAAGTTGAAGATGCAAGAAGAAATGGAGAAATTGTTGCACCTGAAGTTGACCAATGGTTTGCAAGTGTAGATATAGTTTGTGAAGAATCTACCAAATTTCTTGAAATCGAAGTTCAAGAAAACAAAACTAGCTGGTTTCCAAATATCAAACGACGGTACATGTTAAGCAAAATGGCGAAGAAAAAAACAGAGAAGGCTGCTGAGTTAAAAGGCGAAACGTTTCCTAAAATATCATACCCTGCACCTCCATCAGAAGTAGGAGAAATATCGAATGAGAATTTCAGAAACTTTGAATCAAGAACACCAACTGTAAATCAGTTGATGAAGTGGTTAAAGGATGACACGAAACGTATTATTAGTATATGTGGTATGGGTGGATCAGGTAAGACTACGTTGGTTAAGGAAGTTGCGAGGCGTGTTAAAGGCGAGAAATTGTTCGATGAGATTGTCATGGCGGTCGTACCGAAAGAACATGATTTGGAACGTGTTCAAGAAGATTTGGCAAAATGGTTAGGGTTAAGATTCAAATCTACAACGTTAGAAGGACGAGCGAATGAATTATGGAAACGGTTACTTCAAAGCAAAAAGGGGAATCTTGTGATACTTGACGACGTGTGGACACATGTCGAGTTGAAAAGTATCGGGATACCGTTTGGTAACAAGTATAATTGTAAAGTGATTTTGACTTCAAGAAGCGTTGATGCGTGTAAAGCGATGGGATGTAATGAAATTTTACGACTTGATGTGTTAACACAATCGGAAGCTTGGAGTCTTTTGGGCGAAATGGTTGGCGATTCGCTACAAAATGATCCCGATTTGTGTGAAACAGCATCTGAAATTGCGAAAAAGTGTGGTGGTTTACCTATTGCAATAGTGTGTCTTGGTAGGGCACTAAAGGACAAAAGAAAAGAAGTTTGGAACGATACGTTGCAAAAACTGCAAAAGGGTATTGTACCCGAAAACATTGAAGGTGTTAAGAAAGACGTCTATAAGTCTTTGCAAGTAAGTTATGATCTTTTAGAAGATGAAGAAACGAAAAAAATCTTTATTTTATGTTGTTTGTATCCGGAATATGCAAATGTTTCATTAGAAGCGTTGGTGCGAAATGGGTTTGGGTTGGATTTGTTCAGGGGTGTGGATTCATTGATGCAAGCAAGAGACAGAGTACATGCGCTTACCGATCAACTTAAAAGCCGTTTTCTGTTATTAAGTGGTGATAGAAAGTCAACTGTCAAAGTGCACAATGTTGTACGTGCAGTTGGAATATCAGTTGCATCTACGTCGAAATTGAATATGGAGCAACAATTCAGTGCAGTAGTTATACACGAGGATAAATGGTCTAGACGTGGGACCTACGTTGATTACAATGCGCTCTCGTTAGTATCAAATGAGATATCTGAGGTTCCTTCGAGAGGGTTAAATTTCGAAAAAGTTGAACTTTTTCAACTGTCATGTCCAAAGTTAGTACCTTTAGAGAAGTTGAACCCGGTTTTTgaggtaatgaagaaactacgagtcGTTGAAATGTGGAATATGTCAGTTTTTTCACTATCGTCGTTACTAGTTTCTTTGCCTCGAGATGTGTTTGCGCTATGTATGGACTGCAATATGGAAACTATTGGAGACATTAAAAGTGAAGAGTTTGTTGATCTTGAAATATTGAGTTTGGGAAATTGTGATATTCAAGAGTTGCCTCTGCAAGTTGGGAAATTTGTTAGTTTGAGGTTGCTAGATTTGAGTCGTTGTCATTCGCTGCATAGGATCGCGCCAGGTGTCATTTCAAGTTTGTCGCGATTAGAAGAATTAGACACGGGATCAAAGTCGTGGGGTAACGACGAAAATGATGCAAGCTTAACCGAACTAGAGTCTTTAAAAAACTTGATATATTTAGGGATACGAATCAAATCTTCGAGTTTCCTCCCTAAAAATTCGATCTTTCAAAAACTACAACGATACGTTATTTCTGTAGGAGTTCATTTTGAAAAGGTTCCATCTTTCAACAACCGAATGCTTTTGTTACAGCTCGAGAGTACCGATACGCATTTAGGAGGCGGGATCGAAACGTTATTAAGAAGAAACACTGAAAAAGTGTTTTTAACCGGTGACGGTTTGAAAACGGCGCTAAAAGAGCTCGTCCCGAATGGTTTTCAGCAAGTGAGAAACTTAACTGTTGAATGTTGTAACAGTGAAGGTACAGAATATCTTTCAGATTACAGTTACTCGTCGAATAGTTCTGGCGTGTTTAATAATTTGGAGAAACTACATATCGAAAAGATGTGGCATTTAAAAGGAATATTACGTCATGATGTTCAAGGGCTTCCGGTTAGATCATTTTCAAGGTTACGTAAGATTCGTCTGTCAGTTGTACCTGAAATGAGACACCTGTTTACGCAGTCAGTAGCAATGAATTTGGTGCAACTCGAAAGCCTTTATATAGAATATTGCCCAAATATGCACCAAGTTATACAAAATCCAAGGTCTTCAGCGCCGGAAATTACTGTTGATGATAAGATTGTTTTCCCAAAGTTGACGGAGTTGATCATTAACGATGTTGGATTAAGTTGTTTCTGTCAGGGGATTAACCTGCAACTTGAGTTTCCTCAGCTCAAAGTATTGAAACTTGAATATTTACAGAAATTTTATACCTTTTGTCCTGAGGAGATCAGTTTTTCTAACCATCGAGGCGTTAAGCTTCAATCTCTCGTCGACCACAAG GTTGAATTTTCTAGCTTGGCAGAATTGACAATTACTAATGTTGCCAATATTAAGGAAGTTTGGTGTGGGCACCATCCAAATCTAGTGCATCTGCAAGGACTTTATATTCAATTTTGTCACATGATGGAACAAGTTATTTTAATCCAAAGACCTTCTATTACTACAGCAGAAGAAAAGATTGTGTTCCTCATGCTAAAAGAAGTAATCCTTTTTGGACTAAATAAGCTAACTTTTTTCTGCCGAGGGGTTGATTACGTCGAGTTTCCCCAACTCAGAGTTCTGCGACTTCGTTGGCTAACACATTTCAGAACTTTCTGTAGTGACGAGACTGCCACTCGCCCGGGACCTGTATTTGATGATAAG GTCTCATTTCCTATTTTGGAGACACTTGAAGTGTCTGAACTAGAAAGCGTCGAGGAGTTGTGGTCCAACCAACTGGCACCAAGCCAATTCGGTAAGCTAAAATCGCTAAGAATCGAAAAATGTCACAAACTAGTGAAAATATTTCCATCGGATTTGGATACACTGTTTCCAAATTTGGAAAAGTTGCAAGTAGAAAAATGTGATTCACTGGAACAAGTGTGGGGATCGAAAGGAGTACAAATCAGAAACCTGAAAAGTTTATATATTTACGAGTGTCCGAAGTTGAGAAACTTGTGCTCTTTCTACACATTCAAAGGTCTTTCAAATCTCCAGATTTTGGATGTGTCAAGTTGCAAGATGATGGAAGCAGTTATTTTAGATGATCATAGTGATGGAAACTTGGGTGCCGTTCTTTCGGTTGACAAACTGGAAAAACTCAAGCTTGCGTATCTACCAAATCTTAACTATTTTTCGAATACCAAATGGGATATAGAACTGATTGAACTAAAACAAGTGACTGTTAAGAGTTGTCCAGATATGTATACTTTCTCTAAAAGTTCAGTCATCACACAAAGACTCAAGTATGCAGTGATTGATGGTGTAGAAACTTGGTTGGGAGACCTCAATAGTACAATCAAGCACAGATTTTCTAATTGGGAATATTAG